The following is a genomic window from Methanobacterium aggregans.
ATTGAAGATCGAATCAATGTTAAAGGATATAGGCTGCGTATCTGAGGCCATGGTGTTTGGAGATGAAAAACCGTACTGTATTTCGTTGATATGGGTAGATGAAGATGTAAAACTAGATGAGATTGACGAAGCCATGACAAAAGTGAATTCTAAACTCTCTCATCCAGAGAAAATAAAACGATGGGCAGTTTTAAAAAACGATCTTTCCATAGAAAACAGTGATTTAACAGCAAATCTCAAACTTAAAAGAAAAAATATTGTTAAACGCTATCAGAATCTTATAAAATTCATGTACACAGATTGGAATGTTGATAAATATTCCGGTGAATACGTTTCTGGGGAATACCTTAAGGAACGTAGTAATGAAAAAATCCCTGAAAACATATTAAAATCAGGCACACTTCATTTAGGAAGTGCAGGAAACAATTATGAGCATTAAACTAAAAATATTATCCATTTGGACCCCACAATCCCTTTTGATTAATGAACTGGACAGGGTTGCGGAGGTAACAACTGAATGTCTGGATAAACTTCTGAAAGAACACTCCGCAGAGTCTTTGAACCTTTTGGAAGACTTGGTTATGGAAGGAAATCTTGAGCAGAGAAGAGCTTTAATGGCTGAAGGTCACAATGTCAGAGTAAATGCTCTTATTGACGCCATTGGATATGAAAAAGCCATGGAAGTGGGCAGAACTGAAATGTTCAAAGCAGGTTACAAACTGGGATTGGAAGCACGTGGACGTCTTGGTGTAAATGAAAACATCAGGGACACCATTAAAGCTGCACAGATACTGTACAGAGTACTTGGAATAGAATTCAAAGTCGAAAAGCTGGAAAAAAATATGGTTTTAATGGTGAAAAGATGCTCACTCGCCAATTATTACTCTCCTGAGACATGTAGAATGATGAGTGCTGCAGATGAAGGTGTTGTTCATGGTTTAAATGAAAATTTAAACATGTTATTCAAAAAAAGGATAACTGAAGGTGCAAAAGAGTGTACAGCATGTATAAAATCTAAAAATCAGTTGTGATCTAAAATATCTAAAATTTGATTGAAAACAATTGAAATTACTAATTTGAACTTTAATAACTTTAATAAAAGATTAATTGAATTATACGGGGCAAAAACTATGAAAGCAATA
Proteins encoded in this region:
- a CDS encoding L-2-amino-thiazoline-4-carboxylic acid hydrolase — its product is MSIKLKILSIWTPQSLLINELDRVAEVTTECLDKLLKEHSAESLNLLEDLVMEGNLEQRRALMAEGHNVRVNALIDAIGYEKAMEVGRTEMFKAGYKLGLEARGRLGVNENIRDTIKAAQILYRVLGIEFKVEKLEKNMVLMVKRCSLANYYSPETCRMMSAADEGVVHGLNENLNMLFKKRITEGAKECTACIKSKNQL